In a single window of the Thunnus maccoyii chromosome 7, fThuMac1.1, whole genome shotgun sequence genome:
- the LOC121900677 gene encoding endothelin-converting enzyme-like 1 isoform X2, with protein MTITNQNETDLSSTSNSGGLPQWSRREICLLSALVFSAGLCVILCGMLALEYISLDAQQDPLCSQDCQHKRSLLRASHFIKDNIDPTIPPCQDFYSFACGGWLRRNGIPEDKLSYGIITAIGEHNEEKLHRLLLEPIQRRGPNSAEHKVKKFYQSCVNIQEIDKLGSDPMREVIESCGWWDLAPPSAAGRGEVIPQRPPDFNDMLYRTQGVYNAAVFFSLSINVDDKNSSRNTIRIDQEGLTLPERSLYLGQDEDSVKILAAYKAVMERLLSMLGAHNTTQKSEEIIQLETRLANVTLSEYDDQRKDMSTMYNRITLRQLQQIAPSLYWKHLLDRIFHNNFSEDDEIVISTDYIQKVSDIIKTTSKRVVHNYMLWRIVAALSQHLSTTFRSTIHEFSQEIDGTEQQLELGRFCLTQTNEHFGMALGALFVQQHFSSQSKAKVQKLVEDIKDSLYLRLHELDWMDKATKKAAREKLKHMMVMTGYPDFLLKPELIDQEYGFDVDEKTYFKNILNSIKFKIKLSVKTIHEEVDKSAWILPPQALNAYYLPNKNQMVFPAGILQPTFYNPEFPQSLNYGGIGAIIGRELTHGYDDWGGQYDRHGSFKQWWTEKSYRKFQKKAECVLKLYDNFTVNNQRVNGRMTLEENIADMGGLKLSYYAYQKWVREHGPERPLPGLRYTHEQLLFIAFAQNWCMNRRSQSLYLHLLNDKHAPEHYRVIGSVSQFDEFARVFHCPKNSPMNPVDKCSIW; from the exons ATGACTATCACCAATCAAAACGAGACAGATTTAAGCAGCACCAGCAACAGTGGCGGGCTTCCCCAATGGAGCCGGAGGGAGATCTGcctcctctcagctctggtcttcTCAGCAGGCCTGTGCGTCATCTTATGCGGCATGCTGGCACTTGAATACATTTCCCTGGACGCCCAGCAGGACCCACTGTGCAGCCAGGACTGCCAACACAAACGCTCCCTGCTGCGGGCGTCACACTTCATTAAGGACAATATTGACCCAACCATCCCACCCTGCCAGGACTTCTACTCCTTCGCCTGTGGTGGCTGGCTGCGCCGCAATGGCATCCCAGAGGACAAGCTCAGCTATGGCATCATCACTGCCATAGGGGAGCACAATGAGGAGAAACTACATCGCCTCCTGCTGGAGCCGATACAGAGGCGCGGGCCCAACTCAGCAGAGCACAAGGTCAAGAAGTTCTACCAATCATGCGTCAATATCCAAGAGATCGACAAGCTGGGCTCTGACCCCATGAGGGAGGTGATAGAAAGCTGTGGGTGGTGGGACCTGGCTCCTCCCAGTGCTGCTGGGAGGGGTGAGGTCATTCCACAGAGACCGCCGGACTTCAACGACATGCTGTACAGGACCCAGGGGGTGTACAACGCTGCCGTGttcttctccctctctatcAATGTGGACGACAAAAACTCCTCCAGGAACACCATCAGG ATTGATCAGGAGGGGCTCACGCTGCCTGAAAGAAGTCTCTACCTGGGACAGGACGAGGACAGTGTGAAG ATCTTGGCGGCATACAAGGCTGTGATGGAGCGCTTGCTGAGCATGCTGGGAGCTCACAACACCACGCAGAAGTCCGAGGAGATTATACAACTGGAGACCCGTCTGGCCAAC GTCACTTTGTCAGAATATGATGACCAGAGAAAGGACATGAGCACCATGTATAACCGCATCACCCTCAGGCAGCTACAGCAAATCGCTCCCAGT TTGTATTGGAAACACTTGCTGGACAGAATCTTCCACAATAACTTCTCAGAAGATGACGAGATTGTGATCTCCACCGACTACATACAGAAAGTCTCCGACATCATCAAGACCACTTCAAAGAG GGTTGTACATAACTACATGCTGTGGCGCATTGTGGCAGCCCTCAGTCAACATCTGTCCACCACCTTCCGCAGCACCATCCACGAGTTTTCTCAGGAGATTGATGGCACCGAACAGCAGCTGGAGCTGGGCAGGTTCTGCCTCACCCAGACCAACGAACACTTTGGCATGGCCCTTGGAGCCCTGTTTGTTCAGCAGCACTTCTCCTCACAGAGCAAGGCTAAG GTACAGAAGCTGGTGGAGGACATAAAGGACTCTCTGTACCTCCGGCTCCATGAGCTGGACTGGATGGATAAGGCCACCAAGAAGGCTGCCAGAGAAAAG CTGAAGCACATGATGGTGATGACGGGATACCCTGACTTCCTTCTCAAACCTGAGCTCATAGATCAAGAATATGGT TTTGATGTGGATGAGAAGACCTACTTCAAGAACATCCTCAACAGCATCAAGTTCAAAATCAAGCTCTCAGTCAAGACGATCCATGAAGAAGTGGACAAGTCAGC atGGATTCTCCCTCCCCAGGCCCTAAATGCCTACTACCTTCCTAACAAGAACCAAATGG TCTTTCCAGCTGGCATCCTTCAGCCCACTTTCTACAACCCTGAGTTCCCACA GTCTCTGAACTATGGAGGAATAGGAGCTATCATTGGCCGTGAACTAACACACGGATATGATGACTGGG GGGGCCAGTACGACCGGCACGGCAGCTTCAAACAGTGGTGGACTGAGAAGTCCTACAGAAAGTTCCAGAAGAAGGCTGAATGTGTCCTCAAGCTCTACGATAATTTCACTGTTAATAACCAGAGA GTGAATGGTCGTATGACACTGGAGGAGAACATAGCGGACATGGGAGGACTCAAGCTGTCATACTAC gCGTATCAGAAGTGGGTGAGGGAACATGGTCCAGAGAGGCCCCTACCTGGGCTCAGATACACTCATGAACAGCTGCTCTTCATTGCCTTTGCGCAG AACTGGTGTATGAACAGAAGATCTCAGTCGCTCTACTTGCATCTGCTAAATGACAAACATGCACCAGAGCACTACAG AGTCATCGGCAGTGTTTCCCAGTTTGATGAGTTTGCACGTGTTTTCCACTGTCCGAAGAATTCACCAATGAACCCTGTGGACAAATGTTCCATATGGTGA
- the LOC121900677 gene encoding endothelin-converting enzyme-like 1 isoform X1: MTITNQNETDLSSTSNSGGLPQWSRREICLLSALVFSAGLCVILCGMLALEYISLDAQQDPLCSQDCQHKRSLLRASHFIKDNIDPTIPPCQDFYSFACGGWLRRNGIPEDKLSYGIITAIGEHNEEKLHRLLLEPIQRRGPNSAEHKVKKFYQSCVNIQEIDKLGSDPMREVIESCGWWDLAPPSAAGRGEVIPQRPPDFNDMLYRTQGVYNAAVFFSLSINVDDKNSSRNTIRIDQEGLTLPERSLYLGQDEDSVKILAAYKAVMERLLSMLGAHNTTQKSEEIIQLETRLANVTLSEYDDQRKDMSTMYNRITLRQLQQIAPSLYWKHLLDRIFHNNFSEDDEIVISTDYIQKVSDIIKTTSKRVVHNYMLWRIVAALSQHLSTTFRSTIHEFSQEIDGTEQQLELGRFCLTQTNEHFGMALGALFVQQHFSSQSKAKVQKLVEDIKDSLYLRLHELDWMDKATKKAAREKLKHMMVMTGYPDFLLKPELIDQEYGFDVDEKTYFKNILNSIKFKIKLSVKTIHEEVDKSAWILPPQALNAYYLPNKNQMAFCQCFQASVFGYLDLYHICTCLSACLDFSESHPCNSVDLILLLFGQFGLATHTFFPAGILQPTFYNPEFPQSLNYGGIGAIIGRELTHGYDDWGGQYDRHGSFKQWWTEKSYRKFQKKAECVLKLYDNFTVNNQRVNGRMTLEENIADMGGLKLSYYAYQKWVREHGPERPLPGLRYTHEQLLFIAFAQNWCMNRRSQSLYLHLLNDKHAPEHYRVIGSVSQFDEFARVFHCPKNSPMNPVDKCSIW, translated from the exons ATGACTATCACCAATCAAAACGAGACAGATTTAAGCAGCACCAGCAACAGTGGCGGGCTTCCCCAATGGAGCCGGAGGGAGATCTGcctcctctcagctctggtcttcTCAGCAGGCCTGTGCGTCATCTTATGCGGCATGCTGGCACTTGAATACATTTCCCTGGACGCCCAGCAGGACCCACTGTGCAGCCAGGACTGCCAACACAAACGCTCCCTGCTGCGGGCGTCACACTTCATTAAGGACAATATTGACCCAACCATCCCACCCTGCCAGGACTTCTACTCCTTCGCCTGTGGTGGCTGGCTGCGCCGCAATGGCATCCCAGAGGACAAGCTCAGCTATGGCATCATCACTGCCATAGGGGAGCACAATGAGGAGAAACTACATCGCCTCCTGCTGGAGCCGATACAGAGGCGCGGGCCCAACTCAGCAGAGCACAAGGTCAAGAAGTTCTACCAATCATGCGTCAATATCCAAGAGATCGACAAGCTGGGCTCTGACCCCATGAGGGAGGTGATAGAAAGCTGTGGGTGGTGGGACCTGGCTCCTCCCAGTGCTGCTGGGAGGGGTGAGGTCATTCCACAGAGACCGCCGGACTTCAACGACATGCTGTACAGGACCCAGGGGGTGTACAACGCTGCCGTGttcttctccctctctatcAATGTGGACGACAAAAACTCCTCCAGGAACACCATCAGG ATTGATCAGGAGGGGCTCACGCTGCCTGAAAGAAGTCTCTACCTGGGACAGGACGAGGACAGTGTGAAG ATCTTGGCGGCATACAAGGCTGTGATGGAGCGCTTGCTGAGCATGCTGGGAGCTCACAACACCACGCAGAAGTCCGAGGAGATTATACAACTGGAGACCCGTCTGGCCAAC GTCACTTTGTCAGAATATGATGACCAGAGAAAGGACATGAGCACCATGTATAACCGCATCACCCTCAGGCAGCTACAGCAAATCGCTCCCAGT TTGTATTGGAAACACTTGCTGGACAGAATCTTCCACAATAACTTCTCAGAAGATGACGAGATTGTGATCTCCACCGACTACATACAGAAAGTCTCCGACATCATCAAGACCACTTCAAAGAG GGTTGTACATAACTACATGCTGTGGCGCATTGTGGCAGCCCTCAGTCAACATCTGTCCACCACCTTCCGCAGCACCATCCACGAGTTTTCTCAGGAGATTGATGGCACCGAACAGCAGCTGGAGCTGGGCAGGTTCTGCCTCACCCAGACCAACGAACACTTTGGCATGGCCCTTGGAGCCCTGTTTGTTCAGCAGCACTTCTCCTCACAGAGCAAGGCTAAG GTACAGAAGCTGGTGGAGGACATAAAGGACTCTCTGTACCTCCGGCTCCATGAGCTGGACTGGATGGATAAGGCCACCAAGAAGGCTGCCAGAGAAAAG CTGAAGCACATGATGGTGATGACGGGATACCCTGACTTCCTTCTCAAACCTGAGCTCATAGATCAAGAATATGGT TTTGATGTGGATGAGAAGACCTACTTCAAGAACATCCTCAACAGCATCAAGTTCAAAATCAAGCTCTCAGTCAAGACGATCCATGAAGAAGTGGACAAGTCAGC atGGATTCTCCCTCCCCAGGCCCTAAATGCCTACTACCTTCCTAACAAGAACCAAATGG CTTTTTGTCAGTGCTTTCAAGCTTCTGTTTTCGGTTACCTGGACCTGTACCATATCTGCACCTGCTTGTCTGCCTGTCTGGACTTTTCCGAATCTCATCCCTGCAACTCTGTGGATTTAATACTACTGCTGTTTGGACAGTTTGGACTTGCTACCCATACCT TCTTTCCAGCTGGCATCCTTCAGCCCACTTTCTACAACCCTGAGTTCCCACA GTCTCTGAACTATGGAGGAATAGGAGCTATCATTGGCCGTGAACTAACACACGGATATGATGACTGGG GGGGCCAGTACGACCGGCACGGCAGCTTCAAACAGTGGTGGACTGAGAAGTCCTACAGAAAGTTCCAGAAGAAGGCTGAATGTGTCCTCAAGCTCTACGATAATTTCACTGTTAATAACCAGAGA GTGAATGGTCGTATGACACTGGAGGAGAACATAGCGGACATGGGAGGACTCAAGCTGTCATACTAC gCGTATCAGAAGTGGGTGAGGGAACATGGTCCAGAGAGGCCCCTACCTGGGCTCAGATACACTCATGAACAGCTGCTCTTCATTGCCTTTGCGCAG AACTGGTGTATGAACAGAAGATCTCAGTCGCTCTACTTGCATCTGCTAAATGACAAACATGCACCAGAGCACTACAG AGTCATCGGCAGTGTTTCCCAGTTTGATGAGTTTGCACGTGTTTTCCACTGTCCGAAGAATTCACCAATGAACCCTGTGGACAAATGTTCCATATGGTGA
- the LOC121900677 gene encoding endothelin-converting enzyme-like 1 isoform X3 gives MTITNQNETDLSSTSNSGGLPQWSRREICLLSALVFSAGLCVILCGMLALEYISLDAQQDPLCSQDCQHKRSLLRASHFIKDNIDPTIPPCQDFYSFACGGWLRRNGIPEDKLSYGIITAIGEHNEEKLHRLLLEPIQRRGPNSAEHKVKKFYQSCVNIQEIDKLGSDPMREVIESCGWWDLAPPSAAGRGEVIPQRPPDFNDMLYRTQGVYNAAVFFSLSINVDDKNSSRNTIRIDQEGLTLPERSLYLGQDEDSVKILAAYKAVMERLLSMLGAHNTTQKSEEIIQLETRLANVTLSEYDDQRKDMSTMYNRITLRQLQQIAPSLYWKHLLDRIFHNNFSEDDEIVISTDYIQKVSDIIKTTSKRVVHNYMLWRIVAALSQHLSTTFRSTIHEFSQEIDGTEQQLELGRFCLTQTNEHFGMALGALFVQQHFSSQSKAKVQKLVEDIKDSLYLRLHELDWMDKATKKAAREKLKHMMVMTGYPDFLLKPELIDQEYGFDVDEKTYFKNILNSIKFKIKLSVKTIHEEVDKSAWILPPQALNAYYLPNKNQMVLSSFCFRLPGPVPYLHLLVCLSGLFRISSLQLCGFNTTAVWTVWTCYPYLLSSWHPSAHFLQP, from the exons ATGACTATCACCAATCAAAACGAGACAGATTTAAGCAGCACCAGCAACAGTGGCGGGCTTCCCCAATGGAGCCGGAGGGAGATCTGcctcctctcagctctggtcttcTCAGCAGGCCTGTGCGTCATCTTATGCGGCATGCTGGCACTTGAATACATTTCCCTGGACGCCCAGCAGGACCCACTGTGCAGCCAGGACTGCCAACACAAACGCTCCCTGCTGCGGGCGTCACACTTCATTAAGGACAATATTGACCCAACCATCCCACCCTGCCAGGACTTCTACTCCTTCGCCTGTGGTGGCTGGCTGCGCCGCAATGGCATCCCAGAGGACAAGCTCAGCTATGGCATCATCACTGCCATAGGGGAGCACAATGAGGAGAAACTACATCGCCTCCTGCTGGAGCCGATACAGAGGCGCGGGCCCAACTCAGCAGAGCACAAGGTCAAGAAGTTCTACCAATCATGCGTCAATATCCAAGAGATCGACAAGCTGGGCTCTGACCCCATGAGGGAGGTGATAGAAAGCTGTGGGTGGTGGGACCTGGCTCCTCCCAGTGCTGCTGGGAGGGGTGAGGTCATTCCACAGAGACCGCCGGACTTCAACGACATGCTGTACAGGACCCAGGGGGTGTACAACGCTGCCGTGttcttctccctctctatcAATGTGGACGACAAAAACTCCTCCAGGAACACCATCAGG ATTGATCAGGAGGGGCTCACGCTGCCTGAAAGAAGTCTCTACCTGGGACAGGACGAGGACAGTGTGAAG ATCTTGGCGGCATACAAGGCTGTGATGGAGCGCTTGCTGAGCATGCTGGGAGCTCACAACACCACGCAGAAGTCCGAGGAGATTATACAACTGGAGACCCGTCTGGCCAAC GTCACTTTGTCAGAATATGATGACCAGAGAAAGGACATGAGCACCATGTATAACCGCATCACCCTCAGGCAGCTACAGCAAATCGCTCCCAGT TTGTATTGGAAACACTTGCTGGACAGAATCTTCCACAATAACTTCTCAGAAGATGACGAGATTGTGATCTCCACCGACTACATACAGAAAGTCTCCGACATCATCAAGACCACTTCAAAGAG GGTTGTACATAACTACATGCTGTGGCGCATTGTGGCAGCCCTCAGTCAACATCTGTCCACCACCTTCCGCAGCACCATCCACGAGTTTTCTCAGGAGATTGATGGCACCGAACAGCAGCTGGAGCTGGGCAGGTTCTGCCTCACCCAGACCAACGAACACTTTGGCATGGCCCTTGGAGCCCTGTTTGTTCAGCAGCACTTCTCCTCACAGAGCAAGGCTAAG GTACAGAAGCTGGTGGAGGACATAAAGGACTCTCTGTACCTCCGGCTCCATGAGCTGGACTGGATGGATAAGGCCACCAAGAAGGCTGCCAGAGAAAAG CTGAAGCACATGATGGTGATGACGGGATACCCTGACTTCCTTCTCAAACCTGAGCTCATAGATCAAGAATATGGT TTTGATGTGGATGAGAAGACCTACTTCAAGAACATCCTCAACAGCATCAAGTTCAAAATCAAGCTCTCAGTCAAGACGATCCATGAAGAAGTGGACAAGTCAGC atGGATTCTCCCTCCCCAGGCCCTAAATGCCTACTACCTTCCTAACAAGAACCAAATGG TGCTTTCAAGCTTCTGTTTTCGGTTACCTGGACCTGTACCATATCTGCACCTGCTTGTCTGCCTGTCTGGACTTTTCCGAATCTCATCCCTGCAACTCTGTGGATTTAATACTACTGCTGTTTGGACAGTTTGGACTTGCTACCCATACCT TCTTTCCAGCTGGCATCCTTCAGCCCACTTTCTACAACCCTGA